The segment ttagaatttgtactttgctaagaaagtgaaatccgaaatatgacatatgttgtgtaTGATGATGGAGCCCTTTCGTAAACTGCTGACTACATACCCGGATATGCCACGTTGTTATTGCACTATTTTCTTATCTATTATTCAGTTAGGTAGACACATCGTTACAAACCCATTATGGcaacaaaagcaaacaaaataaatgtaaaGTACGTtgatacagtatggttcaaaattattgagaatagctaaagcatttcatattattaaacgagaacaaatcagataaaattgaccttttcatgttgtgtaggtaacaatttaatattttatcaagtctccttgagcttcacggcacaatctaagacgggtaggcatacttcctatcagagaggttagtgtctcgtgagttatgctgtcccagtatcggaccacttctctcttcatgtcttcaatttttgtcaaccccttttgattcacacattccttcatcatcccccaaatgttctcaatgggatttaagtcaggactatatgcaggaaatggtaatgcagtcacatttttctcctgaaaccactgcttggcatgttttgcggtgtgtttaggatcattatcttgctgcaaaatccagtcatttccataaaacacatgtgcacttggaaggagaaaattatctaatatgttagtgtagcgttgacttgtcagatttccctcaaacacacacagcggggtcgttcctaataaggatatccctccccatacatgaaactttgggctgtatttaggttgttgatacaacggtgctgacgcagactttgtccatattttcacattattgggatatacccacattgagctttcatcagtaaaaatcacattttcccagtcaaagttttcatgtgccaaacaccactcaacacgcctgtctttatgttcttgtttcatgagaggagaaggaattccagtctttttctcccatccaagatcaatcaaatttcttctaactgtagattttgatacaactgttgatcccctttctatcatttcatacctgatgttggagatgcttgccctttgctttttagacgctaaaattcccagccggacgcgatctgagaagtccaattttctgggtctccctgctcctttctggtgccccaaatcctttcccaaTTTAAAATTcatcctaatcctatacacagtagaaagatgagttcctgttctctctgccaatgtatttacatcatcaattccttgattacacaactaaaaaatcaaccttcttttatcttcagcagacattgttgacagtgctgaggaaaatgtaaatgtaaactctaattgtactatactcagtaggccaagatgagttacctcccttataccattacttagttttaagtatcagtgaatcagttgaggtgttaggatagctcaaagtaagaagaaaaattctcaataattatgaaccagactatacatatAACGTTTCTATACGTTGGCGTAAAATATCAGACATTGACATATGAAAGGAAaccatttctttcaaaatttttATGTCACTGATTATTTTGGAAATAGTTGTTTTGTCTGTGAGGAAATTTTCAGGTTTTAAGAGAGTTAAATAAACTAGGAATTATTATTGTTCCGAGTATTGTCTACAGTAAAGTGTTTGGTTTGGTATTTTTACTTGAAATCTACCAGACCAAAGCAGGTGTTTTCTAACGTGGATTTCTTTGGTGAGGTATTTATTGACATACCCTATGAGGACACTGTTTTTCACCATTGCGATGAGAAAAACAATGGGGACGGTGCCTGTATATTGTGTTGGGGGGTCACGATGAATGGAGGAAGTTATCAGGTATCTCATCTCTTTGATGTGGCACTGTTGTCCCGGAACTTTGCTAAATGACCCCCCTTTCTCAAAAACCTGTATCCGCCCCTGAATGTAATGTCATTCCAGGGTGGttgtgggcgagctgtctaaggcgaCAAGCCATTGATCCAGCGAGTTTGCTAAGGTGCCAGGATAGATTATGGCAATAAGCCCAATTCTGCTTGTAATTCTGGTCTGACTGTAATTCATATTGTGTCATCATTCTTAAATACGAATACTTGAATCATTCATTACTTCTAACATAAATTATTTTACTGAATGCATTGAATTTTGTGACGCTGTGTTTAGGGTCATGTTGCACATCTACCTCCACATGTGTCAGATGTGAAGGGCGGATTCAACACTAGTGCTATGGATGAGATACTCACAACTAAACATATTCCGTGTACTATGCGATAAGGAAGGTGTGCTCTCCACCATTTGGCACAAAGTAAATCACCCGTGAACCTCTACGGGTCTTTTTAACCGTTCTTGCATTCATGGTAGCCGCCACTTAAGACAAACATGAAACTTGGACATATCAGTGGACAGTGATATAATAGAAGTCTTTTGGATGTAGCCAAAAGGTTAGTACCTATTGGCATACTTGGAGTGCGGGTGACACATTGGTACAGCTGTGACGATATATCCTAGTATCGATAATCATGATACTTTAACAGGCGAAACATATAGCGATACTTTTTTTGTATCGTGATACGTTTCACTAACCTTAAAACTTTTATTTTTCACTATTAATTTATTTATGAAGTTTATGTCACATTTTACACTGttttacttgatatcaaaatatacatttttaaagaaaatagctATTGTGATGTGCATTGAATCGAATTGTATCGTTCCAAAGTATCGCAATACGAATCTTCTGTATCGTCACATCTCTACAAATTGGTATGTCACTAACAGACATCATCACTTTCAATTACGACAAGATTCCTTGGTCCAGGAAAAGTGATGGCAATGCGatgttggtggatgttttggggCATGTTGTAAGGAGTTTGTCCTTTGGTGTTGCTCAAGCATGAAGTCGACGAGTCAGAGTCCTTAtcaataaataatttcatttagcCCCTGTCTTTCGAGACTAAAACCACCTCGGTCACGATTGGAAAGGCATGTGTGGAGACCCAAGGTGCACATATTCACAACATAGACAAGCTATGTTATCATCATCAATATGCgttaaatatcatatttttgAATCTTGGATCTTTTGATGACAGGTGTCACTGTCTTCTGGGGCATTGAGTGCATCCTCAATGGAGAACGTTACTGTGAACCATCATCTCAACGGCTGACTACACAGCAGGAACATTCATCACTAGCATTCAGCAAGAACATTGATGATATTGTAAATGACCATTCACCAGGATTATTAAAAACGAACATTCATCTGGGACGCTCAACAACAACGCACATACAGTAAAGTGATGCGGAAACGCAAACGAAAACTATCACGTGACTATCACGTGTTTTACCTTCTGTCGGAGTGGTGTGAGACGCTCTGCTCAGGCACTATGCGATCCTTGACATCTTCAGGGTacacgttccgataagtctccactataccctggatgcatctacggcatTTATCCATTACCTCCACTCCATTGGAGGGCTTTTTATCCAGTCATTTGAGCTAACCAATCACTGCTCACTTTCGCACATCATCTAACCGAATATACGTGGCAACACAAGCATGCATAGGTCCTTTGAAAGACATAGGAGTGCCTGTGTATATTTAATATAAGTTTCGGACCTATCAATTCGTCGGCATAATTTCACCCAAacctgagtcgcactgcgaacaaaaGTTCGCAACAGCGACCGCTATCTTTGaagacactggcaagctcagctGCAACGAAGGGTTAGCTGATttgctactgtgagaatgcggagccagcaaaagGAGGCGAGTAATTTATCGGaccgagccgtagatgcatccagggtatagtggagacttatcggaacatataccctggagatatcgaggatggcacTATGCCAACATTAACCATTTCCGCCGTGCAAGGTAGAAGACCAACGATGAAACTGTAAATGCATCAAGGCAGTTCGCTGAGCTGCTATCTTGTGCCAGGTGATCAAATAAGTTGCTAAATATCATATGCATGATCTGTTATTATTTTAAGTCTGTTTCTGTCTcaatctttaaacaaaaagaatACCGCGTTGACAAAGACAAAGATTTTATTATTGCCAAATAATTTACAAGATGACACAATGTACcgcaatgtttgaaataaaggtCCAAAGATCAGTATTAATAACTTCTCAGAAAACATCATGCGATACAGGCAGTTatttctgtgagtgagtgggaatgGCTTTTTGTCGACTTAACCAATATCTGGGTCACCTGAAAATTGACTGCAGACATTGCACATGTAGGCAATCGAACATGGGAACGtctaaaccactaggctaccaataCCATCCCgtatgcaatttgaacttaacacccaccagACTATACACcatgaccaaagaggtcaaTGAAAGTCTTCGTTAAACTGAAGTGCACGCCCAGCCGCGCTGAGTTGGTTCGGTTTCGAGAGTAGTGAAGCCAAGAAGAAAATATTGCACGTTTCATTTGCGATTGTACTCATATAGTTTTGTTAATTTTGGTTGCATCTAGACTTTAATGGATAGCCTTGATCACTTCCTGTTTATTCATAGTGCCGACTGTACTTACATCATAAGTAATGTACACGCATTTAACTGTATATACAAGGAGATTGTACTATAAACATATTCTGACACTAAAATCCGAACACTAAATACACAGTGACTATAAACATATGACACGTGATAACACTAGGGCGCCATACAAATATTAAACAGAAGCTGCCAACAAAAACCGTGGACTATGATAAACTATGTACAAGGTGATGCAGTTTACCCTTGAAGTGCTAGAAGTGATCTTCTGCAAGCCGTGCTTTtagtatgaggcgactaacggcatcgggtggtcagactcgctaacacatgtcatctgttcacatttgcacagatcgaatGCCATGCTGGGCCTCCGCACcggcgattatttcgaacgctgaaTGAAAGGTAATCACAGAACCTCGGCAGTTTTGCATTAGTTTTTCAAGagtgctgatcactggatttcctggtccagagtcgattattatttttttttttttcaagtctttttttttcaaatattaatcGAAATGCAACTCTCTGAAGCGCCATATAAATACTGTTTGGTGACAGGCTACTACGTCAGCTTACACTGAATCAATTTTGAGATGAGCTGAATCCGGGTACGTACATACCTGACTTTTTAACCTTATTTTGGTATATGTACAAACGCATCGTATACTCAAAATTTGTATTTGCAAAATTTATTTACGGGTATCATGGTAGGTCAACACGCGGTGAGACCGCATTACATTGGttcaagggaggttactctgtcTCTCACCACATCGACATGCAAATCTGATCCCCCTTcgaaacaaaacatttgaaaatttgttGACAAGAAATCGCAGATACGTGACGACATATATACTCATAAATACAATCGAAGAGTTACTTATTGATACAAAATGCATGAAATAGTTGCAAGGTAGCAAAACAATAGCAAACGACACGGACATTTGTGCCTTGCTCTTGGAGTCATTAATATTCATGAATGTATTCCTTTTGTGGGACGGTTTGCACGATATCTATGGCGCCATTGGTTCAGATTTTGACCTTTGATGTCATAGACTGAGATCATATAACAATCACAGAATTTTTACCTTGAGAGTACCTTACCTTGGCAAATTTTATCGTGTTGTAATTATAGGACATGGAAAGGTTTCGAGGATATTGAGTTAAATTAAACTCTTTGAAGAGTCATGTCAGCTTCAGGGTAAAACATGATAAACTTCCTATCACTGTCATCACAGTCATGTTTGGGCAAAATAATATGTTGCGTCTTTTTATTTGattgtataaaatatttattttctcaCTTAAAACGTTTTcagatgttaattttgaacGTAAGAAGACGTTAATCAGCCTAATTTTAATAGCAAAGAAGATAAATGAGTCGACATTTTTGTATTCacttctatctatctatctatatatatatatatatatatatatatatatatatatatatatatatatatatatatatatatatatatatatatatatatatatccgctTTATAACTACTGAGAACAATTCCTGTTTCACATGTCTGTTACTTCAACTTCAGACGATGAGCTTGGATTCATAATATTAGAATTATTCGACATCGTCTAATTTCCAACAAGAATATGATCCACAATATTGAAAGACATGCCTACCAATCGTAACGCAAAATGCTGTTATTCACATAAATGGAAATGACTCGCTAAACTGTAGTTTTAGTGGTAATTAAGTAATTAAGGACGCAGTTTATCGCTTCCTCAGCATCATGAATTTTCGGATGCGAAACTTATGAGGTTACCCCCAGAATGTATCTAGACTTCGAAAGTTAGCTACTGAAAGAATATTAAATGGGCATTAAAACTCTCGCCAAAAGGGGTGAAATTGTGCACACGTACCCACCCCACTCCTTTGTATTCGCCCCTGATTGCAGTTTGTTTCATATCAAAAGGAGGCCAGAATATATTCGTTAGTTTGTTTGCATTGGACGACAAGTAAAACCGGCAAATGTCTCTTGGTGTCGCCAACAGTAACATCGATACTGACTTCTGTTGTATAGTTAATCCTTTAAAGCATATCTAAAGCATATTCGATGTAAAAAGTCAGGACGATATTCGGGGAAATGTTACAAATGTGTGTTGTTAAACGTTCTGCGAAAACCATGCACACCACACAAACCGTCACTACAAACGGCATAGTAACACAATGCATAGTCGAGCAAATGCAGTGTTTTTGAAGGTTTCACGGTCCGTTTTACACGGTAACTTCCACTTCAGTAACACAATCCATTTATTGTCACACCCAGTCGGTATTCTGAAATCATCATCCTGCTAACGTCTTAATCTTTGATACCTTCAAAGTTTTCGTAACGTTACGTTCTGTCGCAACTCTATAGTTATCATAAgtttacgaatgtcgtagctaCGAAAGCTACCCAGACACCTACTCCCCATTGACACCACCAACACGTCGTGAGTTTTCCTTCCGAAGACTCTCTGCTCTAGCGATTCTCCTCATCTCTGCAATTGGATCAAAGTTGTCATACGTCTGGGTAGGATCATGCACCTCTGTTCTGGCTCGTTGTCTTCTCGCGGCAACTTGGCGGTTACCACCTCTATCAGTGGGTGTTCTTTCCTTTCGTGTTGGGAACATCTCCATGTTGTCATACATCTCAGTGGGCACAGCTGCAGGTACTATCTTCCCTTGAACAGGCTTGACTGGTGCTTTCCCCACGTTGCCAGCAGAGGGACTTTTTACCGTCGGGGATCTGTTCCGGTTAGGGGATCCTGTTCGCACACTTGGACCGCCTTGAGTTTTCATTTTCGTGATGGGTGAAGCAGACTGCATCTTTTCATAACATTCAGTAGGTTTTGTTCCTGGGCTGTCAATTTGACCTTGACTTTGTTTCTTCGTGGTGCACATCTCCGCATAGCCTTTAGGATTCTTGGCATATTGCGCTCTTGGTACCTGTGACACTTCAACCTCTTCATATTCATCAGCAGGAACCCAGTCGGTCTTAGGAACAGATTTCACCGCCTTCTTAACACTCGGTTTAAACGCAACTTTTGGCTTCTGCCTCGGATTGGCAGTTTTGGCGCCTGGTTGATTCTTGAGGATCTTCATAGGCTCACTTAAATTTTCGTAGGAATCAGGTTCAAATGCTGCTGCGGGTTGACGTGGCTTGACCTCAGGCGATTGAGAAAATTCTTCGTATTCATTGTCGGGCAGTTGCTGTTGCGTCTCGGAGAACTTGACCTTTGGAGATCTGTTAAAATTAAACCAAGGCTTCGGTTTCGCTTCCGGAAGCAATGGTCTTGGGGGTTTGAAGGGTTCCGGCTCTGGTGTCTCGTATTCACCCATGACGTCATTGACTTCTGGTTCATATTCGCTGGACGACGTTATTCCAACATAGGTATTCCCTGTTTTCGCGCGCCTTTCGTTCTTGTCGGCAGCGATGGTGACACGAGGTCTGAGTAGTGATGTGCTGAGGATGCGTCGTTTCACACTGTGACATTAACACATATATCCttaatgtataaatgtatagCAACAGAAACATACCAACTAACTAGTAATATAAGTTGATCACTTGTCACAAGGGGACGCTGGGTAGAGGTACCCgctgtgtttgtttatgttccatgATCCCGAAGGGACC is part of the Haliotis asinina isolate JCU_RB_2024 chromosome 6, JCU_Hal_asi_v2, whole genome shotgun sequence genome and harbors:
- the LOC137286282 gene encoding uncharacterized protein, with translation MTRIRLVCLLLLCTKYASGDCPDTETNVFRICQQPSSLFRGKSGSLFVSSDDVVRLVSCKCTIEGNTTNTFNLIRNKFDNANPFNYTINNGSQFLRYDEDMKLIHFPSFNTKKITLALKRKRNTSETNTNHRICFDFQVNNKEFVTIDCKASLIKEEDPPIKDKPASLGAILGSAFTVFIVIDIAIFAGIYILVKRRILSTSLLRPRVTIAADKNERRAKTGNTYVGITSSSEYEPEVNDVMGEYETPEPEPFKPPRPLLPEAKPKPWFNFNRSPKVKFSETQQQLPDNEYEEFSQSPEVKPRQPAAAFEPDSYENLSEPMKILKNQPGAKTANPRQKPKVAFKPSVKKAVKSVPKTDWVPADEYEEVEVSQVPRAQYAKNPKGYAEMCTTKKQSQGQIDSPGTKPTECYEKMQSASPITKMKTQGGPSVRTGSPNRNRSPTVKSPSAGNVGKAPVKPVQGKIVPAAVPTEMYDNMEMFPTRKERTPTDRGGNRQVAARRQRARTEVHDPTQTYDNFDPIAEMRRIARAESLRKENSRRVGGVNGE